From one Triticum urartu cultivar G1812 chromosome 3, Tu2.1, whole genome shotgun sequence genomic stretch:
- the LOC125548714 gene encoding nuclear transport factor 2B-like gives MDGQGKEGGGGAGSECDVVGRAFVEYYYQTFDGNRGALAALYGGTSVLSFEGHRVAGAAEIGLKLAQLPFEQCRHSICTIDCQPTPSFPGAILVFVSGNLQLAGEEHQLRFSQMFQLVPNEQGSFFVQNDIFRLNYG, from the exons ATGGACGGGCAGGGGAAGGAGGGCGGCGGGGGAGCGGGGAGCGAGTGCGACGTGGTTGGCAGGGCCTTCGTGGAGTACTACTACCAGACGTTCGACGGCAACCGCGGCGCGCTCGCCGCGCTCTACGGCGGCACCTCCGTCCTGTCCTTCGAGGGCCACCGCGTGGCCGGCGCCGCGGAGATCGGCCTGAAGCTGGCCCAGCTGCCCTTCGAGCAATGCCGGCACTCCATCTGCACCATCGACTGCCAGCCCACGCCCTCCTTCCCCGGCGCCATCCTCGTGTTCGTCAGCGGCAACCTCCAGCTCGCCGGCGAGGAGCACCAGCTCAGGTTCAGCCAG ATGTTTCAGCTGGTGCCCAACGAGCAGGGAAGCTTCTTCGTGCAGAATGACATATTCCGGCTCAACTACGGATGA